In the genome of Dromiciops gliroides isolate mDroGli1 chromosome 1, mDroGli1.pri, whole genome shotgun sequence, the window CTTGAGCCATGTCCGCGCCGCCAGATCGCAGAAAAGTAACCCGGAAGGCGCAAGGGCTGACGGGATACCGTAGCGGTTCGACACGCGCAAGAGCTGACGGGATACAGCGGGGCCCGGTCCCTGATTTAAAGGGACTGCTCCCAGCGTAGGGGGCGGGGTTCAGTGGAATTTGAGGGTCGGAGATTTAGAGCGGGAGGGAAGTTTACAGGTCGTCAAGCCCTTCCCTATCTTTATACATAGGAGGAAACGGGCCTTTAAAGCTGCTgtaacttgcctaagatcacacttAGCATTTGAACCCATTAGAATCCTCGGACTCCAGATCCGGCTGAAAAACGTGGACATCCTCAGCCcagtctccttattttatagactgGAGAAATTAAGGTTTAAACGGTTTGGGCAGCAGCCCAGcggggatttgaaccaagatcctcTAGTGTAAGGCACTCTCCACTCAAGGCTGCTCGCTCATCCCCTCCGTGTCCTcttctaaatttaaaaagttatcaTATCCCGAAACCCGAGGAATCCTCCATCCTTCTCTCTGCAGAAAGCATGAGCTTTCTGGACTTCGGAGTCAGCACAGAGTTCCAGCGCCAGAACCATTGATTGATTTGCCAAGTAACAAGTCTCTGGGAGTCACATTACTTAACCCAAGTCCGTTTCCTCAGCGGTTGTTGTTCATGCTtagttctccaagaggaccaatggcagcagggtgatggcttgacttgcaagtgaattgtttttaagtgaggcagagacgttgtgcaaagtcaccagcctcactctctctcctccaatcttgGGAGTCATCCAATGGCAAGGCAAGACGACTGGGGATGGCCcccttcctcagctataaaatggagagaataatccTTTCTCCACTACACACAGTGTGGAGTTCAAGTGTTCATTTGATTCAATAAGCCTTCATGGGACACCTAACAGCTGCAAAATCctgcattttttcctctctgcAGCTTCTAATTCTCCAGACTCTCCATCCCAGGGCTCTTGGCCCCTGAAGGGTGACTTCATGATTGGTTGGTTCCTCCCAGGCCTTCCATTTTTAAGGAAAGTGCTTGAGCCACCCAGGTCTTCATTCCCCAGGAGGCTCTACTCCAGACCTGCAGAACTTTCTTCATCATGCCTATAGCCATAAACAAGAATCTTCTTCTCTACACACCCCTCCCTTCACTTTGCAGCTTCCTTTTTTACGTATTTGTGGACTTACAATCCAAACTCTTCAAAATAAAggtctttctgcttatatttttatttcttctagtgcttgggcacatagtaagtgcttaataaacactttattGATTTGCTCTGGGGTTGAGGATAacaatacagtccctgccctcaggaagcatACAATCCATTAGGGAAGACAGGACATGTATAAACACAAGTATTCTACGAGGTAGATTGGGAtaggggaaatgggggggggcaggaggctCTAGACAAAGACCCCTAGGAAAATTTAAAGATCATTTTTGGCTTCATCTAGGCTGGGCTTTGAAGAATGGGAAGGATTTCAAAAGTTGAATGTGAGGAGGTTGGGCATCCTGTACCCAGTGGAGAATGCAGGAGGAGACTGGGGACCAGATAGTAGTTCAGTTTAAATGGAGTACAGATTATGAGAAGAGTAGAGGGAAATAAGAACAGGAAAGTATGCTAGAGTCAGACTGTGGAGGCCTGAGGAATTGGTATTTTTTCCTATGCAGAATAGAAAACCACTTAAGGTGCCCAGACCTGTTCATtcagaagattattttggtgGTAGTacatagttaataaacatttattaagcacctactataggcTAAAATCAGGGgatacaagaagaggcaaaaagacagtgcctgccctcaaggagctcataatttattggggaagaccacaaattaatatgtacaaacaagctatctaCAGTATAAACAAGAAatcattaagagagggaaggcattggaagtTAGAAAGGTTGAGAAATGTTTTCTGTAGAAAATAGAGTTTTGGTtggaatttgaaggaaaccaTGGAAGCCATTagggagaaatgaggaaggaTAGCAGTCCAGGCATGGCAGGGggccagagaaaaggccaggagccaagagatggaacgTTCTGTTCAAGGAACAGCCAGCGGTCAGTGTCACCTGACTGAAAAGCATGTGTCAGGGAGTAGGAGGTAAGACTTGaaaggtggaggggggggggggggaagctaggtggcatagtagatagagcaccagccctagatttaggaagacctgagttcaaatctggcctcagacacttgacacttactagctgtatgaacctgggcaagtcacttaaccctcattgccccgcacccaaaaaaaaattttttttaaaagaaaggtggGAGGGGCTTAGAATATTGTACATAGAATGGATTGAATTGGAAGCAAGGAAACTAGTCAGGAAGGCTCTTTTATCAATGTAGGTAAGAGTTGATGGGGGCCTGAACTTTGGTGTTAGTTGTGGAAGTGGAAGGGAGAGGCCAGTGTCAAGAGTTGGGACTTGACAACTGGTTGACTTTTTGTCCTCTGGGAAGGCAAATGTAAGCAACTATCATTACTAAAAAGTTTATTGTAAAAACAGTTCAGTGAAGAGAGACCTGGGATGAGAGGAGACTGAGTCTAGTCAGGAGGTTTTAGAGGTCAGGACCATCTGGAGTTCCTTGGGGGAGAAGACGCCACGCTCTGTGATGATGCCACCAGTGATGAGCTCGTGAGGTGTGACATCAAAGGCTGGGTTCCAAACTCCAATTCCTAGGGAAAGGGGAGCCTGGGTGAGCGGGTGTCCCAGGATGGACTTCTGGTTTTGAAGAGAAGTTATGACCACTGCCCTATCTCCTTTGACCAGTGATGACTGACACTGATATGTTTTAAGAGTTTGCTGACATTATCTCATTGGCTGTTCCCCTTTTCAAAACAGGATGAAATCTTACCTCCTTCATGAGGGAGGAGTTCTATATAAAGGCTTATTCTCATCTccattcccctctcctctccccttcttgaACTCTATCATGATTGTAATAACAACTTCCATCTCtgaagcattttaaagtttatcaAATATTTTCCTTAGAATTCTGTGATCTAGGTaatgtgttgttcagttgtttcagtcgtgtctgactctttgtgaccccatttgggtttttttttggcagagatactggaggggtttgtcagTTCCCTCTCCAGGTCATCTGACAGacgaagaaactaaggcaaacagagtgaaatgacttgcccagattcacacagcaaGGATGACTAACTGATTTAGACCTCCCCAACTCTGATGACCATAGCAATTGGCATAATgcagggcacatagtaggtgcttaataaatgtttattcataatACAGCACTAATATttgccctggatttggagtctgaggccCTGGACAAGTTTGGTTGCCGACTACTGTGATAAGTCACTTCTATTCTCTGGGCATCcacttcatctgtgaaatgaagttggactaaataatctctaaggttttcTAGGAAACTCACTTGTTTTCTGTAGGTAGCTGGTAGCAccgggagtcagaaagacccaagttcaaatccagccttagatacttattagctgtgtgaccctgagcagatcacttaacctgTATATCTCAGTTTCCaagactataaaatggggattataacacCTACCTAGTACCTTGCAGAGTTGTCAGAGATCAAATGTTTacaaaacatttgtaaagcactcaggacaatgcctggcacatagtagttgcaaTATAAAGGCTTActgtcttttcctcttctcccttcctctagcTCTACTGACATCataattataatttccattttaaagcactttaaagtttaccaaATATTTTACTTAGAATCCTGTGATCTGAGTAATATGAgtattattagcttcattttacaactgagaaaactgaggcagagagtaagCAGGGCTAGAGTCATAACTCCAGCCTGGTCTCTTGAATCCAAGACCCTACTCCATTCCAATGTCTCTCCTTACCTGACTGGAAATTGTTTTGGAGTGTTTCTAAACCTTTGTTCCCCTAGATCAAGCTTTATTTTCACTGATCTCTCTAACTGAAACTTGGAATttttgagggggcagggcaatgagggttaagtgacttgcccagggtcacacagctagtaagtgtcaagtgtctgaggtcacatttgaactcaggtcttcctaaatctagggctggtgctttatctactgcgtcacctagctgcccctagaatttctttcaattacatattttaaaaaaattcctcctGGGGAAAAGGGTTCCTAGGCTTCAGGAGACCTACTGCCAAAGAGGACCCATCACAAAGGTTAAGAAGAGGCtagatgtagggggcagctaggtggcgcagtggataaagcactgaccctggattcaggaggacctgagttcaggaggacctgagttcaaatccagcctcagacacttgatacttactagttatatgaccctgggcaagtcacttaaccctcattgccctgccaaaaaaaaaaaaaaaaagaggctaggggtgtgtgtgtgggtgtgtgggtgtgtgtgtatatatgcatgcatgtgagATTCTTAAGGCAGGGATGGCAATATTTGATGTCTTCTGAGATACTGTGGTGcagaagagttttgttttttgcttttttctatccccagtgtttagcacagtacctggtccttatattaataaatgctggctgactgACTAGTGAAAAGAGTTTAGATCAGGATTCAGAAGACCggaatttgaatcccagctctgacgcTCACTGGTTGTGatggaagtgctttataaacctttaaaTGCTGTTGAAATggaaggcattcttctcctcacccccaccccctccctgctGTCCCTTCCCCAAATTGGACCTGGGATAGGCTCTGCACTTGCTCTATTGGAGTCAACTCAAAGACATTTAAGTGCTTCACtgatgatagaaagataaaaattaaatatcccctgccctcaaggagtttacattctgttcATCTGTATAACTTGCTGCATGACTTCCTATCTCCTTTTATTCCCCCTTGCAGTAGAGGGTAGGCTGTGAGGCAATAGGAAAGGGGGCAGATATGGTTTCCTAAATCCCAGGAGATGAAAAAGCCCTACAGACTCCTCCCCCAGGTCTAGTAGGATGGTGTCATTCTCTCCTTGCCACCTGTCCCCAAAGGGAGACACGGAGTTCAGAAAACAGACAGGAATGAAGCCATCTGGCCCTATCTGGTACTGTGATTGACCCACCTGGGGCAGCAATCCTGGTCCCACAGAGGCTGGTCAGCTCCTGGCCCGGCCGCTCCTCGATGACAATCTCCTGCCCTGTCTTCAAGCTGAGATCACAAGAGGAAACAGGGGCAGCCACGTAGAAAGGGATCCCATGGTGCTTGGCAACAATGGCCAGCTGGTAAGTCCCCACTTTGTTGGCGGTGTCACCATTGGCGACCACCCGGTCTGCTCCCACGATgacagctggggtgggggtggggggagacagggAAGGACTGGTgggctgtgtgatcccaggcgaGTCACACCCACCTCTGGCCTCCAGGGTCTTAGTCTATTAAATGGGGGCAATGATGACCATACTGCCTACCTCATGGGCTTGTCTTGAGGCAAGCAGTATATAAACTTTGAAGAGCCACAGAAACAGGGGctatgtattataattattaattactattatAAAAAACTAAGGGGTGGAAGATCGAAAGGGAGGCCTTGAGGGGGTTAGGTAGCTCCGCTGGGAAGGATTTATAGAAGGGATGAACAAGAATGCATGGAGAAGACATAGATGGACTATGAGCTGTCCAAGTGGAGGAAGGAGATTCTAGATCTAAAATATTGAGGCCCAGGTgacaaggaaagagagaggaaaggtcaGAAACCTCAGGAACATGGGGAAGGAGATGCATGGCATCTATTGGGGGTAATAGGGTTCaatctttttgggggaggggtggggcaatgaggattaagtgacttgctcagggtcacagagctagtaagtgtcaagtgtctgaggccagatttgaactcaggtcctcctgaatccagggcaggtgttttatccactgcgccacctagatgccccctctatTGGGGTAATAGGGATGGAGATTTGGTCATGGGCTCAGTAGTGCTAAAACTGGaggcagaaaacctgggttcaaatctaggccGTGCCAATTAAATGCCCATtaaaccttgggcaaatccttcatcttttcttcatctcactttactcatctgtaaaatgagagggttagactataTCTTTAAGGGTCTTTCTAGTACTTATGACCCAGTACTTGCAAAGAGAGGCCAGGAGCCCCGGATTCTACAGTCTTCTGCCCCATGCAATGAGAAAGAATGGCTCCTTCTGATCACAGCCCACGCCCCGCCACCCAGCCAGACCACCACTGACCTCCCACCTCCTTGTGGGCCATTGCAGCAGCTACCATGCTGTCAGTGATGAGGGTGGCGGGGATCTTCTCATACACCAGCTCATAGGCCGTCAGCCGGGCACCCTGGTTGTAAGGCCTGGTCTCCGTACAGAACACATGCTTCAGGCGGCCCAGGGCATGAAGAGATCTGATCACACCTGTGGATGGCccacattccccccaccccaaggcaGAAGAGACAATAAGAAGCCctgtgtgggggagggaagggtagcAGGCCCCATGGTGTGATAGAAAGAAGTAGGgcaatcagagaaggcttcacagaagagatggcagcttcagctgagccctgaaggaagATTAGGGTTCTGAAAggtagagaggagagggaagaactaTATTCAGGCATGGGGATACAGCCTGTACAAATGCATGTAGGTGGGAGGTGGCATATCCCATTTTAAAGAGACTTAGAggacctctaagggcccttccaactctcaagtcTATAATCCTGTGCCTTTCCCAACCCCACTCACCCAGGGCTGTTCCATAGCCTGCAGTGGCTAATGAGCCCGTGTTGCAATGGGTCAACACAGTCACCTGGCCACCCTCTGGTGCCACAAGGTCCAGAAGGTGCTGGGCTCCATGGTCCCCAATGCTCTGGTTGTCCTTGATATCTTTCTCCAGCATGTGCTCAGCCCAGCAGATCaacctggggagggggcagggatgaTCAGATGGTGGGCTGAAGACCTGtcacccaccacccccaccctgcaCATCTAAAGGGTTTGCTCAGGGGGCCTCTGCAGgtgcctgagtttaaatcttggtCCTGAAAGAATTTAACTGTGTGGCCTTAGTCAagtcacagttagtaagcataCTTTGGTTTTCTATCCGCAAAACAGGGATCATAAAACCTCTAATGCCTaatcatagggttgttatgaggcaaaaaacaaaaagaacaaaaccccCCTCAATTTATGCAGAGAAGCCCCTTCTCTGAAATTTGTAGTCTCACAGAGCTGCCTTGAGCAGtgatgtgacttgaccaggatcacacagctaggctgCATCAAGAGAGAAGCAGGCAGGACTTAAAACTCAGTTCTCCCTGGCTCTTTATCTACCAGATATTGGGAgtgtggttggccatttccttctccaactaattttatagatttcctcatctatagacaaacagggttaagtgacttatccagagtcacacagataatgtctgaagtcggctttgaactcagggaaaggagtcttcctgactctaggcctggaactctatccactgtgcaatctgGCTGCTCATGATGagctgagttcaactccagcctcagacacttactagctgtatgacctttggcaagttatttaacctctgtctgtctcagtttcctcacctataaaaaggggaaaaataacagcatctcttccccaaggtcattgtgaagatatttgtaaagtacttagtacaggtgctaagtgctagctattattattattaatagctacATGGGAATTCCTTTATTAACCTTTACCTTGTACTAACTAGTTAGTACACTCTATGGGTGCTCAATATTTTTCCATTGCATGAAATGGAAAGAAGATAGGATTTTGAGTAAAGGGGCCTGGGTTTGAATGTGTCACTATGTGtatgaccttggcaaagtcaccACCTGCCCTCTAAGTTTCGggttccttatctaaaaaatgaggcagggacagctaggtggcacagtggacaaagcaccggccgtagattcaggaggacctgagttcaaatccagcctcagacacttgacacttactagctgtgtgaccctgggcaagtcacttaaccccaactgcctcaccaaaaacaaaacaaaaaaaagaggtggtTGGCCTGCATGACTGGCATccccttccagtcctaaatcctatgatctcccCTGCTGATAGACTCTTTTACTTTGCCCTCCACCTTAATGAAACTTGAGAAAAGTTTCCCAGAGGAGCTATGAACTGACTGCACAGTTTCTTGCTTCCGGACCGTGATGAATAAGTATGGGGACCCCCCAACTTTGGGGAGAGAGGACAGCCCTCCTCTTACCTCTCTCGGACGGCACCCTCAGTGGCCCCTTCTTGTCCAGCTTCCTGCATAGCTACCTCAGTCATCTCCCGGGCGGCCTGAGCCATGTTGACTGCAGTCGGCCTGGCTGTCACCAGGTAGTTTAGTGAGTCCTGCACAAAGGTCACCAGGGCCTCACGTCCCGGTCCCCCTGCACCGTCGTGCAGCTCTACAGCCAAGCTTAGGCAGCCCACTATGGCGATGGCCGGAGCGCCCCGAACCTGAGATCGGGAAGAGTGTAAATCAAGGGACCTGCCCGATTCCACTGGGCTAATAAAGAGGTGAAACCTGGCCTGCTAGGGCTCGGGTCTAGCCCGCCCCGTGCCAGAACCCAaactgggcctcatttttcctATCCTGGGTCAGCTTTTGCCTTTtagtatccctagcacttagcacagtgccgagCGGACAGCAGGTGCttagtgtttattgattggttggtttgTGTATGGCCCCTGAAGAGGAGGGCTCATGGGCTCAGTCAGAGACTGTCAGAGCAGGAAGTACTGTTTAGTTCAAatgcctcattttccagatgaggaaactttggatTGGGTAAAGGaagagactttcccaagatcaaacAACTATTAAGGGGTAgaggaggatttgaatccaggtactctgGAACCAAATCCAAAGTTCTTTCAACTCTGCTGTGTTGCTGGACCTCAGGCTAAGAGGCAGGAGTTCAACCTTTGCTATGCCTGTTTCCCATTCTGAGTTACTGTGGCTATATAGGTGTGGGAGATGAGAGTGTTAGAGATGGAACAGACCTCAGTACAGAGAagatcagagctgggagagggcTTAaatcataggatgtcagagctgggagggcccttagaacagtgTCAGAGGCAGTGGCCGCAGGACACAGCAGCAGGTCGAGCCGGGAGTGCTTTACCGATCCTCCAACCccgcccccttcccctctcccggCTCGTTCCACTCCTGCCCCACTGCTGACTCCAAGCTCGGGTTCTCCACACCCTCCTCCGCCGTCCCGGCCCCACGCTCCCTCCCCTCCGCCCACCTTCATGGCCCGGATGGCCTCCCAGGCCTGGCGCACGGAGGTCACAGCCTCATAATGGCTTTGCTGGGGCAGCAGCAGCTGGTCCAGGATGTGCAGGGAGCCCCGGTGATACCGGATCGCCTCCAGGCTCATGGCCGACAAGCGAAGGGGCCCAGGAACCAGACCCaggagccagccagccagcccagCGGGAGCCCGAGAAGTAGAGAGTCTATGTACACGTGGGCCCCGGCTTCCTCGCGGTCCTAAAGAGAGCACTGGCGGGGGCGGGGCCTTCTAGGAGAAAGGCGGGGCAGACACGAAGCTCCTCTGGTAGCCCGAAGTGCCACGTGCGGGcgttttaaatgtttgttggctgagcCGTAGTCCAGATAGAATGAATGGGATTCCTTCCCGACCCTTCCCACCCAAGTTACTCTGCGACTGCTCTGTGTCTAGCTTCCACCTACCTAAATCCGCGTTGTCTCCCGTTCCGCCCTCTTCCTTGTCTTCCCAGCCCTTTGCCCCGCACCAGTACTTGAATAATGCCTGGGAGAGTCTGAATAACCTCCTTCTCAGGAGTTGATTGACTTGTCACAGCCCGAGGTTGTTAGGACACAAGCTCTAAGCCTGACTGACCTCACTAACTGGCTAGGTGACCTTTGGCCTGCCAGCTGCAATTATCTGGTTTTGAAGTCAGTGGGCCTGGGTTTGTGTGGGAAATTTACTACTTAAGAAGGTAGTGGTGGGTACgcgcttccttccttccttctctcttttgcttcGGTCCGGACGGCGGGAGCATGGGTAAGTGCCGTGGTCTTCGTACAGCTAGAAAGCTTCGCAGCCACAG includes:
- the MRI1 gene encoding methylthioribose-1-phosphate isomerase, with translation MSLEAIRYHRGSLHILDQLLLPQQSHYEAVTSVRQAWEAIRAMKVRGAPAIAIVGCLSLAVELHDGAGGPGREALVTFVQDSLNYLVTARPTAVNMAQAAREMTEVAMQEAGQEGATEGAVRERLICWAEHMLEKDIKDNQSIGDHGAQHLLDLVAPEGGQVTVLTHCNTGSLATAGYGTALGVIRSLHALGRLKHVFCTETRPYNQGARLTAYELVYEKIPATLITDSMVAAAMAHKEVGAVIVGADRVVANGDTANKVGTYQLAIVAKHHGIPFYVAAPVSSCDLSLKTGQEIVIEERPGQELTSLCGTRIAAPGIGVWNPAFDVTPHELITGGIITERGVFSPKELQMVLTSKTS